The Agelaius phoeniceus isolate bAgePho1 chromosome 4, bAgePho1.hap1, whole genome shotgun sequence genome includes a region encoding these proteins:
- the HMGB2 gene encoding high mobility group protein B2 has product MGKGDPNKPRGKMSSYAYFVQTCREEHKKKHPDSSVNFAEFSRKCSERWKTMSSKEKGKFEEMAKGDKARYDREMKNYVPPKGEKKGKKKDPNAPKRPPSAFFLFCSEHRPKIKNDHPGLSIGDTAKKLGEMWSEQSAKDKLPYEQKAAKLKEKYEKDIAAYRAKSKSDAGKKGPGRPAGSKKKAEPEEEEEEEEEEEEEEEEDDEDEE; this is encoded by the exons ATGGGCAAAGGCGACCCCAATAAGCCGCGGGGCAAGATGTCCTCGTACGCCTACTTCGTGCAGACGTGCCGCGAGGAGCACAAGAAGAAGCACCCGGACTCGTCCGTCAACTTCGCAGAGTTCTCGCGGAAGTGCTCGGAGCGGTGGAAg ACAATGTCAagcaaggaaaaaggaaagtttGAAGAAATGGCTAAAGGAGACAAAGCTCGCTATGACAGGGAGATGAAAAACTATGTTCCTCCCAAAGGCgagaagaagggaaagaaaaaggaccCCAACGCTCCTAAAAGACCACC ATCTGCgttcttccttttctgttctGAGCACCGTCCGAAAATCAAAAACGACCATCCTGGCTTGTCTATTGGAGATACAGCAAAGAAATTAGGTGAAATGTGGTCTGAACAGTCGGCTAAAGATAAACTGCCATACGAACAGAAGGCTGCAAAACTAAAGGAGAAGTATGAAAAG GACATTGCAGCATATCGTGCCAAGAGCAAGAGTGATGCAGGAAAGAAGGGCCCAGGTAGGCCTGCAGGATCTAAGAAGAAAGCAgagccagaggaggaggaggaggaggaagaggaagaggaggaagaagaggaagaagatgaTGAGGATGAAGAATAA
- the SAP30 gene encoding histone deacetylase complex subunit SAP30, with the protein MNGFAPEEVTQRGADPAAAAVVGNAGSAVEVPPPPAPPGLGPAVAAAAGSAGGGCAGGPGAGQLCCLREEGERCGRAAGNASFSKRIQKSISQKKVKIELDKSARHLYICDFHKNLIQSVRNRRKRKGSDDDGDSPVQDIDTPEVDLYQLQVNTLRRYKRHFKLQTRPGLNKAQLVEIIGCHFRTIPVNEKDTLTYFIYSVKNDKNKPDLKMDSGIH; encoded by the exons ATGAACGGCTTCGCCCCCGAGGAGGTGACCCAGCGCGGGGCAGACCCCGCCGCCGCGGCGGTGGTGGGCAATGCGGGCTCCGCCGTGGAGGTGCcgccgccgccagcgccgccggGGCTGGGTCCGGCCgtcgccgccgccgcgggcTCGGCTGGCGGCGGGTgcgcgggcggccccggggccgggcagctgtgctgcctgcgGGAGGAGGGGGAACGATGCGGCCGCGCCGCCGGCAATGCCAGCTTCAGCAAGCGCATCCAGAAGAGCATTTCGCAGAAGAAGGTGAAGATCGAGCTGGACAAGAGC GCAAGACATCTGTACATTTGTGACTTCCACAAAAATTTAATTCAGAGTGtgagaaatagaagaaagaggaaaggcAGCGATGATGATGGTGATTCACCAGTGCAAGACATCGACACTCCAGAG GTTGATTTATATCAGTTACAAGTAAACACACTTCGAAGGTACAAAAGACACTTCAAGCTACAGACCAGACCGGGACTTAACAAAGCACAGCTTGTTGAA ATAATTGGCTGCCACTTTAGGACAATTCCAGTGAATGAAAAGGACACCTTAACATACTTCATCTACTCAGTGAAGAATGACAAGAACAAACCAGATCTAAAGATGGATAGTGGGATTCATTAG